In one window of Streptomyces sp. FXJ1.172 DNA:
- a CDS encoding ATP-dependent DNA helicase UvrD2 — protein MTAATHSTLFPQVPDSADAVLEGLDPEQRAVATALHGPVCVLAGAGTGKTRAITHRIAYGVRAGILQPPSVLAVTFTNRAAGEMRGRLRQLGAQGVQARTFHSAALRQLQYFWPKAIGGGMPRLVDRKIQLVADAAAACGTRLDRGELRDVTAEIEWSKVTQTVPADYPYAAAKAGREAPRAPAEIAHLYAAYEDLKRDRGVIDFEDVLLLTVAILQDRNDIADQVRAQYQHFVVDEYQDVSPLQQRLLELWLGDRDSLCVVGDASQTIYSFTGATPDHLLDFRTRHPGATVVKLVRDYRSTPQVVHLANGLLAQARGRAADHRLELVSQRAPGPEPVHAEYTDEPAEAEGAARRIRELIDAGVPAAEIAVLFRTNAQSETYEQALADAGVPYQLRGAERFFDRPEVRKAGIALRGAARFGGNDSLLDDAVDLPSQVRAVLSGEGWTSEPPAGSGAARERWESLAALVNLAHDLAAAGPKATLADFVAELDERAGAQHAPTVQGVTLASLHAAKGLEWDVVFLVGVAEGMLPITYAKTDEQIEEERRLLYVGVTRARERLHISWALSRSPGGRPSRRPSRFLDGLRPGTTAAAGHTGTVAGAGVERGTGRDTVAVPRRAQRTPARCRVCGRTLTEAGEMKLMRCEDCPSDMDEGLYERLREWRAVQAGRSGQPDFCVFTDRTLMAIAEARPESSAELSRIPGVLSRKLRSYGAEVLAICAGQDVSEAVGDD, from the coding sequence GTGACAGCAGCAACGCACTCCACCCTCTTCCCGCAGGTACCGGACTCTGCCGACGCGGTGCTCGAAGGGCTCGACCCCGAGCAGCGCGCGGTGGCCACCGCGCTGCACGGCCCGGTGTGCGTCCTCGCCGGAGCGGGCACGGGCAAGACCCGGGCGATCACCCACCGCATCGCCTACGGGGTGCGCGCCGGCATCCTGCAGCCCCCCAGCGTGCTCGCCGTCACCTTCACCAACCGCGCCGCGGGAGAGATGCGCGGCCGGCTGCGCCAGCTCGGCGCTCAAGGGGTCCAGGCCCGCACGTTCCACTCCGCCGCACTGCGCCAGCTCCAGTACTTCTGGCCGAAAGCGATTGGTGGCGGCATGCCCCGGCTCGTCGACCGCAAGATCCAGCTCGTCGCGGACGCGGCCGCCGCCTGCGGCACCAGGCTGGACCGCGGCGAGCTGCGGGACGTCACCGCCGAGATCGAATGGTCCAAGGTCACCCAGACCGTCCCCGCCGACTACCCGTACGCGGCCGCGAAGGCCGGCCGAGAGGCCCCCCGCGCCCCCGCCGAGATCGCCCACCTCTACGCGGCCTACGAAGACCTCAAACGCGACCGCGGAGTGATCGACTTCGAGGACGTCCTGCTGCTGACCGTCGCGATCCTCCAGGACCGCAACGACATCGCCGACCAGGTCCGCGCGCAGTACCAGCACTTCGTCGTCGACGAGTACCAGGACGTCAGCCCGCTGCAGCAGCGGCTGCTGGAGCTGTGGCTCGGCGACCGCGACAGCCTGTGCGTCGTCGGCGACGCCAGCCAGACCATCTACTCGTTCACGGGAGCAACCCCCGACCATCTGCTCGACTTCCGGACCAGACACCCGGGAGCCACCGTCGTGAAGCTCGTCCGCGACTACCGCTCCACCCCCCAGGTGGTCCACCTCGCCAACGGCCTGCTCGCCCAGGCCCGCGGCCGCGCCGCCGACCACCGGCTGGAACTGGTCTCCCAGCGCGCCCCGGGCCCCGAGCCGGTCCACGCCGAGTACACCGACGAGCCGGCCGAGGCCGAGGGCGCCGCCCGCCGCATCCGCGAGCTGATCGACGCGGGCGTCCCGGCCGCCGAGATCGCCGTCCTGTTCCGTACGAACGCCCAGTCCGAGACCTACGAGCAGGCCCTCGCCGACGCCGGCGTCCCCTACCAGCTGCGCGGCGCCGAGCGCTTCTTCGACCGGCCCGAGGTCCGCAAGGCCGGCATCGCCCTGCGCGGCGCGGCCCGCTTCGGCGGCAACGACTCCCTGCTGGACGACGCCGTCGACCTCCCCTCCCAGGTCCGTGCGGTGCTGTCCGGGGAGGGCTGGACCAGCGAGCCCCCGGCGGGCTCCGGCGCCGCCAGGGAGCGCTGGGAGTCCCTGGCCGCTCTCGTCAACCTCGCGCACGACCTCGCCGCGGCCGGCCCGAAGGCCACCCTCGCCGACTTCGTGGCGGAGCTGGACGAGCGGGCGGGCGCCCAGCACGCCCCCACCGTCCAGGGCGTCACCCTCGCCTCCCTGCACGCCGCCAAGGGCCTGGAGTGGGACGTCGTCTTCCTGGTCGGCGTCGCCGAGGGCATGCTGCCCATCACCTACGCCAAGACCGACGAGCAGATCGAGGAGGAACGCCGGCTCCTCTACGTCGGCGTCACCCGCGCGCGGGAACGGCTCCACATTTCCTGGGCCCTGTCCCGCTCGCCCGGCGGGCGGCCCAGCCGCAGACCCAGCCGCTTCCTCGACGGCCTGCGCCCCGGCACCACTGCCGCCGCCGGCCACACCGGCACCGTCGCCGGCGCGGGCGTCGAACGCGGCACCGGCCGCGACACCGTCGCCGTACCCCGTCGCGCCCAGCGCACCCCCGCCCGCTGCCGGGTCTGCGGCCGGACGCTCACCGAGGCGGGCGAGATGAAGCTGATGCGCTGCGAGGACTGCCCGTCGGACATGGACGAAGGGCTCTACGAACGGCTGCGCGAGTGGCGGGCGGTCCAGGCCGGGCGCAGCGGACAGCCGGACTTCTGCGTCTTCACCGACCGGACCCTGATGGCCATCGCCGAGGCCCGGCCCGAGAGTTCCGCCGAACTGTCCCGCATCCCCGGCGTCCTCAGCCGCAAGCTGCGCAGCTACGGAGCCGAGGTTCTGGCCATCTGTGCAGGTCAGGACGTCAGCGAAGCCGTCGGTGACGACTGA
- a CDS encoding dipeptidase produces the protein MSQTPDSAVRTYIEQHRAAFLDDLAAWLRIPSVSAQPDHAPDVRRSADWLAAKLQETGFPTVEVWQTPGAPAVFAEWPSGDPEAPTLLVYGHHDVQPAAREDGWDSDPFEPVVRGNRLHARGAADDKGQVFFHTLGVRAHLAATGRPAPAVSLKLLIEGEEESGSPHFRALVEERAGRLAADAVIVSDTGMWSEDTPTVCTGMRGLAECEIRLYGPDQDIHSGSFGGAVPNPATAAARLVAALHDEHARVAVPGFYDGVVELTDRERELFAELPFDEERWLHTAKSRATHGEAGHTTLERIWARPTAEVNGIGGGYQGPGSKTIIPSSAMVKLSFRLVAGQEPEHIEKAVRAWATEQVPAGIRCEIDFGSATRPCLTPLDHPALQSVARAMGRAFEGPVRFTREGGSGPAADLQEVLGAPVLFLGISVPSDGWHAPNEKVELDLLLKGVETSAYLWGDLAENWRPMP, from the coding sequence ATGAGCCAGACCCCGGACAGCGCCGTCCGCACGTACATCGAGCAGCACCGCGCCGCCTTCCTCGACGACCTCGCCGCATGGCTGCGCATCCCCTCCGTGTCGGCCCAGCCCGACCACGCGCCCGACGTACGGCGCAGCGCCGACTGGCTCGCCGCCAAGCTCCAGGAGACCGGCTTCCCGACCGTCGAGGTCTGGCAGACCCCCGGCGCCCCGGCCGTCTTCGCCGAGTGGCCCTCGGGAGACCCCGAGGCCCCCACCCTCCTCGTCTACGGCCACCACGACGTACAGCCCGCCGCCCGCGAGGACGGCTGGGACAGCGACCCCTTCGAGCCGGTCGTCCGCGGAAACCGGCTCCACGCGCGCGGGGCGGCCGACGACAAGGGCCAGGTGTTCTTCCACACACTCGGCGTCCGTGCCCACCTCGCCGCCACCGGCCGCCCCGCCCCCGCGGTCAGCCTGAAGCTGCTGATCGAGGGCGAGGAGGAATCCGGCTCCCCGCACTTCCGGGCCCTCGTGGAGGAGCGTGCCGGGCGCCTCGCGGCCGACGCCGTGATCGTCTCCGACACCGGCATGTGGTCCGAGGACACCCCGACCGTGTGCACCGGCATGCGCGGCCTCGCCGAGTGCGAGATCCGCCTGTACGGCCCCGACCAGGACATCCACTCCGGCTCCTTCGGCGGCGCCGTACCGAACCCGGCCACCGCCGCCGCCCGCCTGGTCGCCGCCCTGCACGACGAGCACGCGCGCGTGGCCGTCCCCGGCTTCTACGACGGCGTCGTCGAACTGACCGACCGCGAGCGCGAGCTGTTCGCCGAGCTGCCCTTCGACGAGGAGCGCTGGCTGCACACCGCCAAGTCCCGCGCCACCCACGGCGAGGCCGGGCACACCACCCTCGAGCGGATCTGGGCCCGCCCGACCGCCGAGGTCAACGGCATCGGCGGCGGATACCAGGGCCCGGGCAGCAAGACGATCATCCCGTCCTCGGCCATGGTGAAGCTGTCGTTCCGGCTGGTCGCGGGCCAGGAGCCCGAGCACATCGAGAAGGCCGTGCGCGCCTGGGCCACCGAGCAGGTGCCCGCCGGGATCCGCTGCGAGATCGACTTCGGCTCGGCCACGCGCCCGTGCCTGACCCCGCTCGACCACCCCGCGCTGCAGTCCGTGGCCCGCGCCATGGGCCGCGCCTTCGAGGGACCGGTCCGCTTCACCCGGGAGGGCGGCTCCGGACCCGCCGCCGACCTCCAGGAAGTCCTCGGTGCCCCCGTGCTCTTCCTGGGCATCTCCGTCCCCTCCGACGGCTGGCACGCCCCCAACGAGAAGGTCGAACTGGACCTCCTCCTCAAGGGCGTCGAAACCAGCGCCTATCTGTGGGGTGACCTGGCCGAGAACTGGCGTCCCATGCCCTGA
- a CDS encoding TOMM precursor leader peptide-binding protein: MHPVMKPALRRGWRDRDTVQFGMTAAHAQTLGPMDPATRDFLDLLNGTRGLPLLREEGRRMDLPADRVDTLLERLTHAGLVDDARGGGPAADALRAQDDVLLRLRPDLTSLSLTTAEPGGALARLAARRTLRVRVEGAGRVGAVLASVLSGAGVGEVDVRDTGRVEPWDVAPGGLPADALGERRDTAARAAVRRAAPDHPRRRAPCPDHGAPVPGLSLVVLAPRDDVAVHAPDPAAAEPLMDSGTPHLYAGVVESTGVVGPLVLPGETGCARCLHLHRTDRDPAWPRLIAQWRCAGSRRIGACDLTLATAVAGLAAAHALAFLDGESPSGTGARWEVSVPGLNWSARPILPHPECGCGAAGRGTEKAEGEHSSIDGERRATMAVQRPSTERRCEAGATRPTGTWRAYV, translated from the coding sequence ATGCATCCGGTGATGAAGCCCGCGCTGCGGCGCGGCTGGCGCGATCGCGACACCGTGCAGTTCGGGATGACCGCGGCGCACGCACAGACGCTGGGGCCGATGGACCCGGCGACGCGCGACTTCCTCGACCTGCTCAACGGCACCCGCGGGCTGCCGCTGCTGCGCGAGGAGGGCCGCCGCATGGACCTGCCGGCCGACCGGGTCGACACACTGCTGGAGCGGCTCACCCACGCGGGCCTCGTCGACGACGCGCGCGGCGGCGGACCGGCCGCGGACGCGCTGCGCGCGCAGGACGACGTCCTGCTGCGGCTGCGCCCCGACCTCACCTCCCTGTCCCTGACCACGGCCGAGCCGGGCGGCGCACTCGCCCGGCTGGCCGCCCGCCGCACGCTCAGAGTGCGGGTGGAGGGAGCGGGACGCGTCGGCGCCGTGCTGGCGTCGGTGCTCTCGGGCGCCGGCGTCGGCGAGGTCGACGTGCGCGACACGGGACGCGTGGAGCCGTGGGACGTGGCTCCGGGCGGCCTGCCCGCCGACGCGCTCGGCGAGCGCCGGGACACGGCGGCGCGGGCCGCGGTCCGCCGCGCGGCACCGGACCACCCCCGACGGCGGGCCCCCTGCCCGGATCACGGCGCACCGGTCCCCGGACTCTCCCTGGTGGTCCTCGCGCCCCGGGACGACGTGGCCGTGCACGCGCCCGACCCGGCCGCGGCCGAGCCGCTCATGGACTCGGGGACGCCCCACCTGTACGCGGGCGTCGTGGAGAGCACGGGGGTCGTCGGCCCGCTCGTCCTGCCCGGCGAGACCGGCTGCGCCCGCTGTCTGCACCTCCACCGCACGGACCGGGACCCGGCCTGGCCCCGGCTGATCGCGCAGTGGCGCTGCGCCGGGTCCCGTCGGATCGGGGCCTGTGATCTGACGCTGGCCACGGCGGTCGCCGGACTCGCCGCCGCGCACGCACTGGCCTTCCTCGACGGAGAGTCGCCGTCCGGCACCGGAGCCCGCTGGGAGGTGTCCGTACCCGGCCTGAACTGGTCCGCCCGACCGATCTTGCCGCATCCGGAATGCGGGTGCGGTGCGGCCGGCAGAGGCACGGAGAAAGCCGAGGGGGAGCACTCCTCAATCGATGGGGAGCGCCGAGCGACAATGGCGGTGCAACGGCCGTCGACGGAGCGACGATGCGAAGCGGGCGCGACGCGGCCGACTGGGACTTGGAGGGCGTATGTCTGA
- the nudC gene encoding NAD(+) diphosphatase translates to MTTWTDDTADRPISLTAPSGIDRAAHHRLDEAWLAAAWSHPTTRCFVVSGGQVLIDETPDGRTELVMTPSFEAPLTEAHRYFLGTDEDGVSYFALQKDALPGRIDQSARPAGLREAGLLLSPRDTGLMVHAVGLENWQRTHRFCSRCGERTVIAAAGHIRRCPACGAEHYPRTDPAVIMAVTDADDRILLGRQVHWPEGRFSTLAGFVEPGESIEQAVRREVSEEVGVTVGSVEYVASQPWPFPSSLMLGFMARATSTEIDVDGDEIHEARWFSREELREAFESGEVMPPYGISIAARLIEMWYGKPLPTRSFV, encoded by the coding sequence GTGACCACCTGGACCGACGACACAGCCGACCGACCCATCTCGCTGACCGCCCCGAGCGGCATCGACCGCGCCGCCCACCACCGGCTCGACGAAGCCTGGCTCGCGGCGGCGTGGAGCCACCCCACGACCCGCTGCTTCGTGGTCTCCGGCGGCCAGGTGCTCATCGACGAGACCCCGGACGGCCGGACCGAACTCGTCATGACGCCCTCCTTCGAGGCCCCGCTCACCGAGGCCCACCGCTACTTCCTCGGCACCGACGAGGACGGCGTCAGCTACTTCGCGCTGCAGAAGGACGCGCTGCCCGGCCGCATCGACCAGTCCGCGCGCCCCGCGGGCCTGCGCGAGGCGGGCCTGCTGCTGTCGCCGCGCGACACCGGCCTCATGGTGCACGCGGTCGGCCTGGAGAACTGGCAGCGCACCCACCGCTTCTGCTCCCGCTGCGGCGAGCGCACGGTCATCGCCGCCGCCGGACACATCCGCCGCTGCCCGGCCTGCGGCGCCGAGCACTACCCGCGCACCGACCCGGCCGTGATCATGGCGGTGACCGACGCGGACGACCGCATCCTGCTCGGCCGCCAGGTCCACTGGCCCGAGGGCCGCTTCTCCACGCTCGCCGGCTTCGTCGAGCCCGGCGAGTCCATCGAGCAGGCGGTGCGCCGCGAGGTGTCCGAGGAGGTCGGCGTCACCGTCGGCTCCGTGGAGTACGTGGCCAGCCAGCCCTGGCCCTTCCCGTCCAGCCTGATGCTGGGCTTCATGGCCCGTGCCACGTCCACCGAGATCGACGTGGACGGCGACGAGATCCATGAGGCCCGCTGGTTCTCCCGCGAGGAACTCCGCGAGGCCTTCGAGTCCGGCGAGGTGATGCCGCCCTACGGCATCTCCATCGCGGCCCGCCTGATCGAGATGTGGTACGGCAAGCCGCTGCCGACCCGCAGCTTCGTCTGA
- a CDS encoding ABC1 kinase family protein yields MSDLPRKAVTRTAKLAALPLGFAGRATWGLGKRIVGESAEIVGRELQQRTAEQLFKVLGELKGGAMKFGQALSVFESALPEEVAGPYRAALTKLQEAAPPMPTRTVHSVLEQRLGPDWRELFEEFEDKPAAAASIGQVHRAVWHDGREVAVKVQYPGAGEALISDLSQLSRFARLLGPLIPGMDIKPLIAELKDRVSEELDYGLEAQAQAVHAEEFAGDPDVVVPAVVHQSEQVLVTEWMDGIPLADVIADGTPEQRDRAGQLLARFLFSGPARTGLLHADPHPGNFRLLPGGPSGEDDWRLGVLDFGTVDRLPGGLPTPIGFSLRMTLDGEAEPVYELLCEEGFVKESIELDPDAVLDYLLPIIEPARVEAFTFTRTWMRSQAARIADPRSPAYQLGKRLNLPPAYLLIHRVTLSTIGVLCQLGATVRLREELQEWLPGFVEESPADLPEEEPAAEA; encoded by the coding sequence ATGTCTGATCTTCCCCGGAAGGCGGTCACCCGTACCGCCAAGCTCGCCGCGCTCCCGCTCGGCTTCGCCGGCCGGGCGACCTGGGGGCTGGGCAAGCGGATCGTGGGCGAGTCCGCGGAGATCGTCGGCCGGGAGCTGCAACAGCGCACGGCGGAGCAGTTGTTCAAGGTGCTCGGCGAGCTGAAGGGCGGTGCGATGAAATTCGGGCAGGCCCTGTCCGTCTTCGAGTCCGCGCTGCCCGAGGAGGTCGCCGGCCCCTACCGCGCGGCCCTGACCAAGCTCCAGGAGGCGGCACCGCCGATGCCGACCCGCACGGTGCACTCCGTGCTCGAGCAGCGGCTCGGCCCGGACTGGCGGGAGCTGTTCGAGGAGTTCGAGGACAAGCCTGCCGCCGCGGCCTCGATCGGGCAGGTGCACCGGGCGGTGTGGCACGACGGCCGCGAGGTGGCGGTCAAGGTGCAGTACCCCGGCGCCGGCGAGGCCCTCATCTCGGACCTGAGCCAACTGAGCCGCTTCGCCCGCCTGTTGGGTCCCCTCATCCCCGGCATGGACATCAAGCCGCTGATCGCGGAGCTGAAGGACCGTGTCTCGGAGGAGCTGGACTACGGGCTGGAGGCCCAGGCCCAGGCCGTGCACGCGGAGGAGTTCGCGGGCGATCCGGACGTGGTGGTCCCGGCGGTGGTGCATCAGAGCGAGCAGGTCCTGGTGACCGAGTGGATGGACGGCATCCCGCTGGCCGACGTCATCGCGGACGGCACCCCGGAGCAGCGTGACCGGGCCGGCCAGCTCCTGGCCCGCTTCCTGTTCTCGGGCCCGGCCCGCACCGGCCTGCTGCACGCCGACCCGCATCCGGGCAACTTCCGGCTGCTGCCCGGCGGCCCGTCCGGAGAGGACGACTGGCGGCTCGGCGTCCTGGACTTCGGCACGGTCGACCGGCTGCCCGGCGGACTGCCGACGCCGATCGGCTTCTCTCTTCGTATGACCCTGGACGGCGAGGCCGAGCCGGTCTACGAACTCCTCTGCGAGGAAGGGTTCGTGAAGGAGTCCATAGAGCTGGACCCCGACGCGGTGCTCGACTACCTGCTGCCGATCATCGAACCGGCCCGGGTCGAGGCCTTCACCTTCACCCGTACCTGGATGCGCAGCCAGGCCGCCCGCATCGCCGACCCCCGCTCGCCCGCCTACCAGCTGGGCAAGCGGCTCAACCTGCCGCCGGCCTATCTGCTGATCCACCGGGTGACACTGAGCACGATCGGCGTGCTGTGCCAGCTGGGCGCCACGGTGCGCCTGCGGGAGGAGCTGCAGGAGTGGCTCCCCGGTTTCGTCGAGGAGAGCCCGGCGGACCTGCCCGAGGAGGAGCCGGCGGCAGAGGCCTGA
- a CDS encoding mycoredoxin, with product MQGTVTMYSTTWCGYCQRLKKQLDREGIGYTEINIEQDPESAAFVEKANGGNQTVPTVLFADGSTLTNPSLAQVKQKIGV from the coding sequence ATGCAGGGCACTGTGACGATGTACAGCACGACTTGGTGCGGCTACTGCCAGCGGCTGAAGAAGCAGCTGGACCGGGAGGGCATCGGCTACACCGAGATCAACATCGAGCAGGACCCCGAGTCGGCCGCGTTCGTGGAGAAGGCCAACGGCGGGAACCAGACGGTGCCGACCGTGCTCTTCGCGGACGGCAGCACGCTGACGAACCCGTCGCTGGCCCAGGTGAAGCAGAAGATCGGCGTGTGA
- a CDS encoding M48 metallopeptidase family protein, producing the protein MPADPLHRAGKPQRSTTSQPPSGSGASAIEVRRSSRRRRTVSAYREGDRTVVLIPARMSKAEEQRWITVMLDKLAAQESKRVLGDAELAERAERLSAQYFDGRACPASVRWVTNQNTRWGSCTPAEGSIRLSHRLQGMPEYVIDYVLCHELAHLLVPGHGADFWRLLEAYPRTERARGYLEGVVAAERLPHVPGARGE; encoded by the coding sequence GTGCCCGCCGACCCACTGCACCGCGCCGGAAAGCCACAGCGCAGCACGACGAGCCAGCCGCCCAGCGGCTCGGGGGCGAGCGCGATCGAGGTCCGCAGGAGTTCCCGGCGCCGCCGGACGGTCTCCGCGTACCGCGAGGGCGATCGCACCGTCGTACTGATCCCCGCCCGGATGTCGAAGGCGGAGGAGCAGCGCTGGATCACCGTCATGCTCGACAAGCTCGCCGCGCAGGAGAGCAAACGGGTTCTCGGCGACGCCGAGCTGGCCGAGCGTGCCGAGCGGCTGTCGGCCCAGTACTTCGACGGCCGGGCGTGTCCCGCCTCCGTGCGCTGGGTCACCAACCAGAACACGCGCTGGGGTTCGTGCACCCCGGCCGAGGGCAGCATCCGGCTCTCGCACCGGTTGCAGGGGATGCCCGAGTACGTCATCGACTACGTCCTCTGCCACGAGCTGGCGCATCTGCTGGTGCCCGGTCACGGGGCGGATTTCTGGCGGCTCTTGGAGGCGTATCCGCGCACCGAGCGGGCCCGCGGCTACCTCGAGGGGGTCGTGGCGGCCGAGCGGCTGCCGCATGTGCCCGGCGCGCGCGGGGAGTGA
- a CDS encoding AIM24 family protein, with protein MNQPLAGFAPAPVTARMENHGHHMLKVAMQTGNDLLARVGSMVAYEGFVQYEPNPPAVRQIARDWITGEGAPLMKCTGDGLLYLADYGANVVVINLGGDGISVNATNLLAFDAHLSWGVERVKGLAKFAGQGLWNTRISGQGWVALTSRGTPIVVDCGGGEDETYVDPDALVAWSPNLKVRGKRSFKAQSLIGRGSGEAYQMAFSGQGIVVVQPSEDSTDRLRIRG; from the coding sequence ATGAACCAGCCGCTCGCGGGCTTCGCTCCCGCACCCGTCACGGCCCGCATGGAGAACCACGGCCATCACATGCTGAAGGTCGCCATGCAGACCGGAAACGACCTCCTCGCACGCGTGGGGTCGATGGTGGCCTACGAAGGCTTCGTCCAGTACGAGCCGAACCCGCCGGCCGTCCGCCAGATCGCCCGGGACTGGATCACCGGCGAGGGCGCGCCCCTGATGAAGTGCACCGGTGACGGACTGCTCTACCTCGCCGACTACGGCGCCAACGTGGTCGTGATCAACCTGGGCGGCGACGGCATCTCCGTCAACGCCACCAACCTCCTCGCCTTCGACGCACACCTGAGCTGGGGCGTGGAGCGGGTCAAGGGGCTCGCGAAGTTCGCCGGTCAGGGCCTGTGGAACACCAGGATCTCCGGGCAGGGCTGGGTCGCGCTGACCTCCCGGGGCACGCCGATCGTCGTCGACTGCGGTGGCGGCGAGGACGAGACGTACGTCGACCCCGACGCGCTCGTCGCCTGGTCGCCGAACCTGAAGGTGCGCGGCAAGCGCAGCTTCAAGGCGCAGTCGCTGATCGGCCGGGGCAGCGGTGAGGCCTATCAGATGGCCTTCTCCGGCCAGGGCATCGTCGTCGTCCAGCCCAGCGAGGACAGCACCGACCGCCTCCGGATCCGGGGCTGA
- a CDS encoding WhiB family transcriptional regulator: protein MQLEAHAPSVPPSQTIPPPGLTEDSTLTPLTALTALDDAIENLGVPVPCRSYDPEVFFAESPADVEYAKSLCGTCPLIEACLAGAKERREPWGVWGGELFVQGVVVARKRPRGRPRKNPVTA, encoded by the coding sequence GTGCAACTCGAAGCGCACGCCCCGTCCGTACCGCCTTCGCAAACGATCCCCCCGCCCGGCCTCACGGAGGACTCCACCTTGACCCCCCTCACCGCGCTCACCGCGCTTGACGACGCCATCGAGAACCTCGGCGTACCCGTCCCCTGCCGCTCCTACGACCCGGAGGTCTTCTTCGCCGAGTCGCCGGCGGACGTCGAGTACGCCAAGTCCTTGTGCGGCACCTGCCCGCTGATCGAGGCCTGCCTCGCCGGGGCCAAGGAGCGGCGTGAGCCCTGGGGTGTCTGGGGCGGCGAGCTGTTCGTCCAGGGTGTCGTCGTCGCCCGGAAGCGGCCGCGTGGTCGCCCGCGCAAGAACCCGGTCACAGCATGA